The following proteins come from a genomic window of Micromonospora echinofusca:
- a CDS encoding argininosuccinate synthase, producing the protein MSSRNNIAPQHIVLAFSGGLDTSVALVWLKERYRCRLTAFIADLGQGEELDNAARKAEKLGADEVRVVDLREEFARDYAFPMYRANALYEGQYLMGSSIGRPLIAAAQVRVAEEVGADAVAHGATGKGNDQIRFEMTFAALRPDLTVISPWREWDLASRSDLLAYAGRHGIELDLSSGERPYSIDSNLLHTSYEGEALEDPAQPAPEGLLFRVRDIADTPDEPETVEIHFQGGNPVGVNGTPLSASAVLEALDEIGRRHGIGRLDIVENRIFGMKTRNIYEAPSGSLLWHAHRAVESLVLDPEVAQLKEELMPKYTALVYRGLWFAPERLMLQTAIDFSQQDVTGDAILRVHRGTVQVIGRRSPHSRYDTAFATFEADDVFDQRDSSGWLRVNTVRFRAGRANGTAKP; encoded by the coding sequence ATGTCGTCTCGGAACAACATCGCCCCCCAGCACATCGTGCTCGCCTTCTCCGGCGGGCTCGACACCTCGGTGGCCCTGGTCTGGCTCAAGGAGCGCTACCGCTGCCGGCTGACCGCGTTCATCGCCGACCTGGGCCAGGGCGAGGAGCTGGACAACGCCGCCCGCAAGGCCGAGAAGCTCGGCGCGGACGAGGTGCGGGTGGTCGACCTGCGCGAGGAGTTCGCCCGGGACTACGCCTTCCCGATGTACCGGGCCAACGCCCTCTACGAGGGGCAGTACCTGATGGGCTCCTCCATCGGCCGGCCGCTGATCGCCGCGGCACAGGTGCGGGTGGCCGAGGAGGTCGGCGCCGACGCCGTGGCGCACGGGGCCACCGGCAAGGGCAACGACCAGATCCGCTTCGAGATGACCTTCGCCGCGCTGCGCCCCGACCTCACGGTGATCAGCCCGTGGCGGGAGTGGGACCTCGCCTCCCGCAGCGACCTGCTCGCCTACGCCGGACGGCACGGCATCGAGCTGGACCTGAGCAGCGGCGAGCGGCCGTACTCCATCGACAGCAACCTGCTGCACACCTCGTACGAGGGCGAGGCGCTGGAGGACCCGGCGCAGCCCGCGCCGGAGGGCCTGCTGTTCCGGGTGCGCGACATCGCCGACACCCCGGACGAGCCCGAGACCGTCGAGATCCACTTCCAGGGCGGCAACCCGGTCGGCGTCAACGGGACGCCCCTGTCGGCGAGCGCCGTGCTGGAGGCGCTCGACGAGATCGGCCGCCGGCACGGGATCGGCCGCCTCGACATCGTGGAGAACCGGATCTTCGGCATGAAGACCCGCAACATCTACGAGGCGCCGTCGGGCAGCCTCCTCTGGCACGCCCACCGGGCGGTGGAGTCGCTGGTGCTCGACCCGGAGGTGGCGCAGCTCAAGGAGGAGCTGATGCCGAAGTACACCGCCCTGGTCTACCGGGGCCTGTGGTTCGCCCCCGAGCGGCTGATGTTGCAGACGGCCATCGACTTCAGCCAGCAGGACGTCACCGGCGACGCGATCCTGCGGGTGCACCGGGGAACCGTCCAGGTGATCGGCCGCCGCTCCCCGCACAGCCGCTACGACACCGCGTTCGCCACCTTCGAGGCGGACGACGTGTTCGACCAGCGCGACTCCTCCGGCTGGCTGCGGGTCAACACCGTCCGCTTCCGGGCCGGGCGGGCCAACGGGACGGCGAAGCCGTGA